One Syngnathoides biaculeatus isolate LvHL_M chromosome 4, ASM1980259v1, whole genome shotgun sequence DNA window includes the following coding sequences:
- the egr3 gene encoding early growth response protein 3 — MDIGMGSEKAGAEIQYGSSFQSNRSGQTVTYLGKFAFDTPPSGGIGGSGWCSDNNIISLVSAGILGVSPSPGTVSAQTPSSAASMGGQNSDMEQVYGPPLPAYSTCGDLYQDQVSFHHSPATSTALAYPPNDYHSTSKASMDGSLFSMIPDYNLFHHQGEVSVMEHKPFQTMDPIRVNPPPITPLETIRAFKDKQQIHPGFIGGQQHGAAHHPPPQTLTLKPIRPRKYPNRPSKTPVHERPHACPAENCDRRFSRSDELTRHLRIHTGHKPFQCRICMRSFSRSDHLTTHIRTHTGEKPFSCEFCGRKFARSDERKRHAKVHLKQKDKKPSDKGNGVVGSHSSPPSSCGGPTMGPS; from the coding sequence ATGGATATAGGCATGGGAAGCGAGAAAGCCGGTGCGGAGATTCAGTATGGGTCCAGCTTCCAGTCCAACCGGAGCGGGCAGACGGTCACCTATCTGGGCAAGTTTGCTTTCGACACGCCGCCTTCGGGCGGCATCGGTGGCTCCGGCTGGTGTTCCGACAACAACATCATCAGCCTCGTCAGCGCGGGAATCCTCGGCGTCTCTCCGTCGCCCGGCACGGTAAGCGCCCAGACGCCGTCCTCGGCGGCCAGCATGGGAGGACAGAACTCCGACATGGAGCAGGTTTACGGCCCGCCGCTGCCCGCCTACTCCACCTGCGGTGACCTATACCAGGACCAGGTGTCCTTCCACCACAGTCCTGCCACCAGCACAGCTCTGGCTTACCCCCCCAATGACTATCACTCCACGTCCAAAGCCTCCATGGACGGCAGCCTTTTTTCCATGATCCCAGACTACAACCTCTTCCATCACCAGGGGGAAGTTAGCGTGATGGAGCACAAACCCTTTCAGACTATGGACCCCATCCGGGTCAACCCTCCGCCCATCACTCCCCTGGAAACAATCCGAGCGTTCAAAGACAAGCAGCAGATCCACCCGGGTTTCATCGGCGGGCAGCAGCACGGCGCCGCTCACCACCCTCCTCCGCAGACTCTCACGCTAAAACCCATCCGACCGCGGAAGTACCCCAACCGCCCCAGCAAAACGCCCGTACACGAACGTCCGCACGCCTGCCCGGCGGAGAACTGCGACCGGCGCTTCTCCCGCTCAGACGAGCTGACGCGGCACCTGCGCATTCACACGGGCCACAAGCCCTTCCAGTGCCGGATATGCATGCGCTCCTTCAGCCGCAGCGACCACCTGACCACGCACATCCGCACGCACACCGGCGAAAAGCCCTTCTCCTGTGAGTTTTGCGGGCGCAAGTTCGCCCGGAGCGACGAGCGAAAGAGACACGCTAAGGTTCACCTGAAACAGAAGGACAAGAAACCGTCCGACAAGGGCAACGGAGTGGTCGGGAGCCACAGTTCTCCACCCAGCTCCTGCGGGGGGCCCACCATGGGGCCCTCGTGA